A region of Litorilinea aerophila DNA encodes the following proteins:
- a CDS encoding BON domain-containing protein gives MGFWSKLFGEKYNDTELEAHVRTAINADPLIKDASMINISCQKGVIKLSGKVSRVEDKDRLEGIVRSALRNAGLKYQSIVNEVNVAQPA, from the coding sequence ATGGGATTCTGGTCGAAGTTGTTTGGGGAGAAGTATAACGACACCGAGTTGGAGGCACACGTCCGCACGGCCATCAATGCCGATCCGTTGATCAAGGATGCATCCATGATTAACATCTCGTGTCAGAAGGGCGTGATCAAGCTGTCCGGCAAGGTGTCACGGGTTGAAGACAAGGATCGCCTGGAAGGCATCGTACGCAGCGCGCTCCGCAACGCTGGTTTGAAGTATCAGTCCATCGTCAACGAAGTGAACGTCGCCCAGCCGGCGTAG
- a CDS encoding zinc-binding dehydrogenase yields MARTGRAVIAHGQTFEVREYPVPDPEPGTILLRQELSGICGTDLHNWQKGIPGEMLLGHENVGIIEALGQQVKTDYVGRPLREGDRVIFAPGTPHGAYGFQRDPDRPPHFRGGFADYIYLCYPDTCVLKTDLPPEIAVLTEPFTVGVHAVMRGRVQLGDTVVVQGSGAIGLVTLVCARLSGAAKIIMVGGPARRLELARRMGADVTINIEEIPSVEERTERVLAETPRGAGADVVFECAGFLPAIPEGLGFVRHSGTFVEVGHFVDMGSLDFNPNQLLMRRNLRLEAIWGSRPEHFVRGLPLLERNEFPFAEMVSHILPLERVADGFAALNGTYRLGDETAIKIAVRGGQAG; encoded by the coding sequence ATGGCACGAACGGGCAGAGCCGTGATTGCCCACGGCCAGACTTTTGAAGTTCGTGAGTATCCGGTGCCGGATCCGGAGCCGGGCACCATCTTGCTACGCCAGGAGCTGTCGGGCATCTGTGGCACCGACCTGCACAACTGGCAGAAGGGCATCCCGGGCGAGATGCTGTTGGGACACGAGAATGTGGGCATCATCGAGGCCCTGGGCCAGCAGGTGAAGACGGACTATGTGGGCAGGCCCCTGCGGGAAGGGGATCGGGTCATCTTCGCACCGGGCACTCCCCACGGTGCCTATGGCTTTCAACGGGACCCGGATCGTCCACCCCACTTCCGGGGCGGCTTTGCCGACTACATCTATCTCTGCTATCCTGACACCTGTGTCCTGAAAACCGACCTGCCGCCCGAGATTGCGGTGTTGACCGAGCCCTTCACCGTGGGCGTCCACGCGGTGATGCGCGGCCGCGTCCAACTGGGCGACACGGTGGTGGTCCAGGGCTCTGGCGCCATTGGCCTGGTGACCCTGGTCTGTGCACGGCTCAGCGGCGCAGCCAAGATCATCATGGTGGGCGGCCCGGCCAGGCGGCTGGAACTGGCCCGCCGCATGGGCGCAGACGTGACCATCAACATCGAGGAGATCCCCTCGGTGGAGGAGCGCACGGAGCGGGTACTGGCGGAGACACCCCGCGGGGCTGGCGCGGACGTGGTGTTCGAGTGCGCCGGCTTTCTCCCGGCCATTCCTGAGGGGCTTGGCTTTGTCCGGCACAGCGGCACCTTCGTGGAGGTGGGGCACTTTGTGGACATGGGCTCCCTGGACTTCAACCCCAATCAGCTCCTGATGCGCCGCAACCTGCGCCTGGAAGCCATCTGGGGCAGCCGACCCGAACACTTCGTCCGGGGGCTGCCGCTGCTGGAGCGCAACGAATTTCCCTTCGCCGAGATGGTCAGCCACATCCTGCCGCTGGAACGGGTGGCCGACGGCTTTGCCGCCCTCAACGGGACTTACCGGCTGGGCGACGAAACCGCCATCAAGATCGCCGTCCGAGGTGGACAGGCGGGGTGA
- a CDS encoding creatininase family protein, giving the protein MTVLLAEMTREQIRAVAPEAVAVLPTASIEQHGPHLPVVTDTLLCGTVAQRAAERAAGDVPVVVAPVLPYGNSHHHRPFPGVLSLTSTTFMAAVTEVLEGLVLSGFRKLVVLNGHGGNTDSNAVVGLDFVNRLQHPVTIATAAYWDIARPAIVERGVMPGGRIPGHAGRFETALVMAIRPDLVNQEGLAQTQDVSQTAGGLFAAMTGATVQVHGAWAASTGYTDNPRLATPEEGQALLEIIVEKVAEFFVAFGQQA; this is encoded by the coding sequence ATGACAGTCCTTTTGGCCGAGATGACCCGAGAGCAGATCCGGGCCGTTGCTCCTGAGGCGGTGGCGGTGTTGCCCACGGCCTCCATTGAGCAGCATGGCCCACACCTGCCGGTGGTCACCGATACGTTGCTCTGTGGCACCGTGGCCCAGCGGGCCGCAGAACGAGCCGCCGGTGACGTACCGGTGGTGGTGGCGCCGGTCCTCCCCTACGGCAATTCCCACCATCATCGTCCCTTCCCCGGCGTGCTCTCCCTGACCAGCACCACCTTCATGGCCGCAGTCACCGAGGTGTTGGAAGGGCTGGTGCTCAGCGGCTTCCGCAAACTGGTGGTGCTCAACGGCCACGGCGGCAATACCGACTCCAACGCGGTGGTGGGGCTGGACTTTGTCAACCGGCTGCAACACCCGGTGACCATCGCCACAGCGGCCTACTGGGACATTGCCCGGCCGGCCATCGTGGAGCGGGGCGTGATGCCCGGCGGCCGCATCCCCGGCCACGCCGGCCGCTTTGAGACGGCCCTGGTCATGGCCATCCGCCCCGATCTGGTCAACCAGGAAGGGCTGGCCCAGACTCAAGACGTCAGTCAGACCGCGGGTGGGCTCTTCGCCGCCATGACCGGCGCCACCGTCCAGGTCCACGGCGCGTGGGCTGCCAGCACCGGCTACACGGACAACCCCCGGCTGGCCACACCCGAGGAGGGCCAGGCCCTGCTGGAGATCATCGTGGAAAAGGTGGCGGAATTTTTCGTGGCCTTTGGCCAGCAGGCCTGA
- the ychF gene encoding redox-regulated ATPase YchF, translating to MEIGIIGLPNSGKTTIFNALTRSDTATAAFSSGQVEVHTAVVNVPDPRVDQLSAMFKPRKTTYAQVTYNDIAGLGQGAARSGLSGALLNAMAANDALMLVVRAFEDENVPHPNQTVDPERDLAAMEAELILSDMTIIDRRLERLAGGKHRGTPEERKRMAQEEALLRRLMDALEAETPLREVEIDEAERKMLGGFGLLSLKPLLRVINMGDEDDEARFQHLLDDRTLLLRGRLEAEIAQMAPEEATEFLAEFGIQEPGLNRAIRLCYAMLGLQSFFTVGEDEVRAWTVRRNTLAPEAAGVIHSDLQKGFIRAETIAYEDLMACGSMAEARRQGKLRLEGKEYVVQDGDILNIRFNV from the coding sequence ATGGAAATCGGTATCATCGGTCTGCCCAACAGCGGCAAGACCACCATCTTCAACGCGCTGACCCGCAGCGATACAGCCACAGCCGCCTTTTCCAGCGGCCAGGTAGAAGTGCACACGGCCGTGGTCAACGTGCCCGATCCCCGGGTGGACCAGTTGTCGGCCATGTTCAAGCCCCGAAAGACCACCTATGCCCAGGTCACCTACAACGACATTGCGGGTCTGGGGCAGGGGGCAGCCCGCAGCGGGCTCAGCGGTGCCTTGCTCAACGCCATGGCCGCCAACGACGCGCTGATGTTGGTGGTGCGCGCCTTCGAGGATGAGAACGTCCCCCACCCCAACCAGACGGTGGACCCCGAGCGGGATCTGGCGGCCATGGAGGCGGAGTTGATCCTCAGCGACATGACCATCATCGACCGCCGCCTGGAACGGCTGGCCGGCGGCAAGCATCGGGGCACGCCGGAGGAGCGCAAGCGCATGGCCCAAGAGGAAGCCCTGCTCCGCCGGCTGATGGACGCGCTGGAAGCGGAGACACCCCTGCGGGAAGTGGAGATCGACGAGGCCGAGCGTAAGATGCTGGGCGGATTCGGGCTGCTCTCCCTCAAGCCCCTGCTGCGGGTCATCAACATGGGCGATGAGGATGACGAAGCCCGTTTCCAGCACCTGCTGGACGACCGGACGTTGCTGCTGCGAGGGCGGCTGGAAGCGGAGATCGCCCAGATGGCCCCGGAGGAGGCGACCGAGTTCCTGGCCGAATTCGGCATCCAGGAGCCAGGCCTCAACCGGGCCATCCGCCTCTGTTACGCCATGTTGGGGCTGCAGAGTTTCTTCACCGTAGGCGAGGATGAAGTGCGCGCGTGGACGGTCCGGCGCAACACCCTCGCGCCGGAGGCGGCCGGGGTGATCCACAGCGACTTGCAGAAGGGATTCATCCGGGCCGAGACCATCGCCTACGAGGATCTGATGGCCTGCGGCAGCATGGCGGAAGCCCGGCGTCAGGGCAAGCTGCGCCTGGAAGGCAAGGAATATGTGGTCCAGGATGGGGACATCCTGAACATCCGCTTCAACGTCTGA
- a CDS encoding carboxypeptidase M32: MNPKYQAARSELLARLQEIEDLKSVAALLTWDQATYMPPGGSRARARQLATVGRLAHEKFTDKAIGHLLDQLQPYVETLPEDDDDAALWRVVRREYDRAQRIPAQFMADVANHTAAVYMAWTEARPANDFPRLRPMLEKTLALSRQYSQYFPEHEHIADPLIARSDFGMTVATIRPLFQRLRQELLPLVEQVTAQEPADDRFLHQYFPEDKQWAFGLEVIRRFGYDLHRGRQDKTHHPFMIKFSLDDVRITTRLDPHDLASGLFSTLHEAGHGLYEQGINPAYEATPLADGASAGVHESQSRLWENLVGRSRNFWHYYYPRLQETFPEQLGKVSLDAFYRAINKVERSLIRVEADELTYNLHVIIRFELELALLEGTLTIAELPEAWRASYQEQLGVTPPDDRDGVMQDVHWYAGLIGGGFQGYTLGNILTGQFYAAALAARPSLPDEIAAGDFAPLLSWLREQIHWHGSKYTALELVERVTGGPIRLEPYLDYLWQKYGELYRLSRPKVDPVPGA; this comes from the coding sequence ATGAATCCCAAATACCAGGCGGCCCGTTCTGAACTGTTAGCCCGGCTCCAGGAAATTGAAGATTTGAAATCGGTGGCAGCCCTGCTGACCTGGGATCAGGCCACCTACATGCCCCCCGGCGGGAGTCGGGCCCGGGCCCGGCAGCTGGCCACCGTGGGGCGGCTGGCCCACGAGAAGTTCACCGACAAGGCCATCGGCCACCTGCTGGACCAGCTCCAGCCCTATGTGGAAACCCTCCCCGAGGATGACGACGATGCCGCGCTCTGGCGGGTGGTGCGCCGGGAATACGATCGGGCACAGCGCATTCCCGCCCAGTTCATGGCGGACGTGGCCAACCACACGGCTGCCGTCTACATGGCCTGGACCGAAGCCCGTCCGGCCAACGACTTCCCCCGCCTTCGCCCCATGCTGGAGAAAACCCTGGCCCTCAGCCGCCAGTACAGCCAGTACTTTCCGGAGCATGAGCACATCGCCGATCCCCTCATCGCCCGGTCCGACTTCGGCATGACCGTGGCCACCATCCGGCCCCTCTTTCAGCGACTGCGCCAGGAGCTGTTGCCCCTGGTGGAGCAGGTGACCGCCCAGGAACCGGCCGACGACCGCTTCCTCCACCAATATTTCCCAGAGGACAAACAATGGGCCTTTGGCCTGGAGGTCATCCGCCGCTTCGGCTACGACCTGCACCGGGGCCGCCAGGACAAGACCCATCACCCCTTCATGATCAAGTTCTCCCTGGACGATGTGCGCATCACCACCCGCCTGGATCCCCACGACCTGGCCAGCGGCCTCTTCAGCACCCTCCACGAGGCGGGCCACGGGCTCTACGAGCAGGGCATCAACCCCGCCTACGAGGCGACCCCCCTGGCCGATGGCGCTTCTGCCGGCGTCCATGAAAGCCAGTCCCGCCTCTGGGAAAATTTGGTCGGGCGCAGCCGCAACTTCTGGCACTACTACTACCCCAGGCTTCAAGAAACCTTCCCCGAACAGTTGGGCAAGGTGAGCCTGGATGCCTTCTACCGGGCCATCAACAAGGTGGAGCGCTCCCTCATCCGGGTGGAGGCCGACGAGCTGACCTACAACCTCCACGTCATCATTCGCTTTGAGTTGGAGCTGGCGCTGCTGGAAGGAACGTTGACCATCGCCGAGCTACCCGAAGCCTGGCGGGCCAGCTACCAGGAGCAGCTCGGCGTCACCCCGCCGGACGACCGGGATGGGGTCATGCAGGATGTGCACTGGTACGCCGGCCTGATCGGCGGCGGCTTCCAGGGGTATACCCTGGGCAACATCCTGACCGGCCAGTTCTACGCGGCCGCCCTGGCCGCCCGCCCCAGCTTGCCCGACGAAATTGCGGCTGGGGATTTCGCCCCCCTCCTCTCCTGGCTGCGGGAGCAGATCCACTGGCACGGCAGCAAGTACACCGCCCTCGAACTGGTGGAACGGGTCACCGGTGGCCCCATCCGGCTGGAGCCCTACCTGGATTACCTGTGGCAAAAGTACGGGGAGCTCTACCGCCTCTCCCGGCCGAAAGTGGACCCCGTGCCCGGGGCGTAA
- a CDS encoding nitroreductase family protein yields MEVFEAIQTLLAVREYKDQAIPRESVTRILEAGRLTGSSRNRQDWAFIAVTERATLRRLGELASTGPYIAQAALAIAVVVPESPVGYIDGARAVQDMMLAAWEMGIGSNWVGNVNTPAIKELLNVPSERMILTIVPFGYPTRKLGKGIKQRKALAEVAHQERFGQPYTG; encoded by the coding sequence ATGGAAGTTTTCGAGGCCATCCAGACGCTCCTGGCCGTCCGGGAATACAAAGATCAGGCGATCCCCCGGGAAAGTGTGACCCGCATCCTGGAGGCGGGTCGCCTCACGGGGAGCTCCCGCAATCGGCAGGATTGGGCTTTCATCGCCGTGACTGAGCGGGCGACGTTGCGGCGGCTGGGAGAACTGGCCAGCACGGGCCCCTACATCGCCCAGGCAGCCCTGGCCATCGCCGTGGTGGTTCCCGAGTCGCCCGTCGGCTATATCGACGGCGCGCGGGCCGTGCAGGACATGATGCTGGCCGCCTGGGAGATGGGCATCGGCTCCAACTGGGTGGGCAACGTGAACACCCCGGCCATCAAAGAGCTCCTGAATGTGCCGTCCGAGCGGATGATCCTGACCATCGTACCCTTCGGCTACCCCACCCGCAAGCTCGGCAAGGGCATCAAACAGCGCAAGGCCCTGGCCGAAGTCGCCCACCAGGAGCGCTTTGGCCAACCTTACACCGGTTGA